One window of Candidatus Portiera aleyrodidarum genomic DNA carries:
- the infC gene encoding translation initiation factor IF-3: MAPINRNIRANKVRLIGKEGEQLGIVSINEAINKAEEYGLDLVQIYNNSESIVCKIMDYGKFIFEQKKQRSAQKKKQKQIQVKEVKFRPVTDESDYQVKLKSLIRFIEDGDRSKVTLRFRGREIAHKELGRKLMERILIDLKDLIIVESKPKLEGKQMIMMLTPKKTK, encoded by the coding sequence ATAGCCCCTATAAATAGAAATATACGTGCTAATAAAGTCCGTTTAATTGGTAAAGAAGGTGAACAATTAGGTATAGTATCTATTAATGAAGCTATAAATAAAGCTGAAGAATATGGTTTAGATTTAGTACAAATTTATAATAATTCGGAATCAATAGTATGTAAAATTATGGATTATGGAAAATTTATATTTGAACAAAAAAAACAAAGATCTGCACAAAAGAAAAAACAAAAACAAATTCAGGTTAAAGAAGTAAAATTTAGACCTGTTACTGATGAAAGTGATTATCAAGTAAAACTTAAAAGTTTAATACGTTTTATAGAAGATGGAGATCGTAGTAAAGTTACATTACGTTTTAGAGGACGAGAAATAGCTCATAAAGAATTAGGAAGAAAATTAATGGAACGTATTTTAATAGATTTAAAAGATTTAATCATAGTAGAATCTAAACCTAAACTGGAAGGTAAACAAATGATAATGATGCTTACACCAAAAAAAACTAAGTAG
- the era gene encoding GTPase Era, whose translation MNKICGLVTIVGSSNVGKSTLINRILGHKISITSRHRLTTRKQIIGIKTTGNIQMIYLDTPGVLKKDYKQYNQIWINAINIADCVIVVIDRMYWNIEEHILFKHLKKINISIIIVINKIDWIKNKQILLPWLKKIYKKIKCSEIIPISAKLGIGIKELESIIISHLPKNSHCFPAYKKTDQNKSFLIAELIREKIIKKLHSEIPYFINVKLEKIINTFKIIHIYALIIVKRNSQKHIILGIIKKICIEARIAIENIFNKKIMLKIWVK comes from the coding sequence ATGAATAAGATTTGTGGTTTAGTAACTATAGTAGGAAGTTCTAATGTAGGTAAATCTACTTTGATTAATAGAATTTTAGGCCATAAAATTTCTATTACTTCACGTCATAGATTAACTACTCGTAAACAAATAATAGGTATTAAAACAACAGGTAATATTCAAATGATTTATTTAGATACTCCAGGTGTATTAAAAAAAGATTATAAACAATATAATCAAATATGGATAAATGCTATTAATATTGCCGATTGCGTAATAGTTGTTATAGATCGTATGTATTGGAATATTGAAGAACACATATTATTTAAACATCTTAAAAAAATTAATATATCAATAATAATTGTAATTAATAAAATTGATTGGATAAAAAATAAACAAATTTTATTACCATGGTTAAAAAAAATATATAAAAAAATTAAATGTTCTGAAATAATACCTATTTCAGCAAAATTAGGTATAGGTATTAAAGAACTTGAATCTATAATAATATCTCATTTACCTAAGAACAGTCATTGTTTTCCTGCATATAAGAAAACGGATCAAAATAAAAGTTTTTTAATAGCTGAATTAATTAGAGAAAAAATAATAAAGAAATTACATTCTGAAATTCCTTATTTTATAAATGTTAAATTAGAAAAAATAATTAATACATTTAAAATTATTCATATTTATGCATTAATAATTGTTAAACGTAATAGTCAAAAACATATTATATTAGGAATAATTAAAAAAATTTGTATTGAAGCACGAATTGCAATAGAAAATATTTTTAATAAAAAAATTATGTTAAAAATTTGGGTTAAATGA
- the lepB gene encoding signal peptidase I, with protein sequence MDFSILLVFAVIITGLISLIRFKKIYEQKNKHWYIEYIRSLFPVFLLVLLVRSFIFEPFQIASGSMLPTLHSCDFVIVNKFNYGLRLPIVNIKILNIGKPTRGDVIVFKYPLDTKLDFIKRVVGIPGDFITYTNKRILINGHEIPESFIKNIDSNKHQLYYPNCVSYKKIFVPETYYLVMGDNSDRYWGFIPEPNIVGRAIAVWMHWGNNQILPNFYSIRMIK encoded by the coding sequence ATGGATTTTTCCATATTGTTAGTTTTTGCTGTAATAATAACAGGCTTAATATCATTAATTAGATTTAAAAAAATCTATGAACAAAAAAATAAACATTGGTATATAGAATATATTAGATCTTTATTTCCTGTTTTTTTATTAGTTTTATTAGTTCGTTCATTTATTTTTGAACCATTTCAAATTGCTTCAGGTTCAATGTTACCAACTCTTCATTCATGTGATTTTGTTATAGTAAATAAATTTAATTATGGTTTACGTTTACCAATAGTAAATATAAAAATTTTAAATATTGGAAAACCTACAAGAGGTGATGTAATTGTATTTAAATATCCACTTGATACAAAATTAGATTTTATTAAACGTGTGGTAGGAATACCTGGAGATTTTATTACTTATACTAATAAACGTATTTTAATTAATGGACATGAAATACCTGAAAGTTTTATAAAAAATATAGATAGCAATAAACATCAATTATATTATCCTAACTGTGTATCATATAAAAAAATATTTGTACCAGAAACTTATTATTTGGTTATGGGGGATAATAGTGATCGTTATTGGGGATTTATACCAGAACCAAATATTGTAGGACGTGCTATTGCTGTTTGGATGCATTGGGGTAACAATCAAATTTTACCTAATTTTTATTCTATAAGAATGATTAAATAA
- a CDS encoding proline--tRNA ligase, with protein sequence MRASKLLILTLKEIPSKSDIISHKLMLRSGMIRSLASGIYTWLPIGIRVLKKFKNLIRHEMELIGANEVLMSSIQPIELWKESKRYEQYGPELLRFKDRNKRELCFGPTNEEVITDLIRREIHSYKQLPLILYQIQTKFRDEIRPRFGLIRAREFIMKDAYSFHINNKCLDNTYKNMYNAYNRILQRCNVDFRSVIAENGPIGGIGSHEFHILANSGEDKLVLSNKSNYAANIEIAEALSKNNKNYIKKSSLQIIDIKKHKNFYIKKNIKILIVNGKNNNLIALILRNDHEINKIKVEKQLEVAKPLKILNNEEILIKIGVNIGPIGLNIPILVDKSVSLMSDFSAGANQNNKFYVGINWNRDLPLPKIVDIRNVVSGDSSPDGVGQLIIKRSIEVGHIFKLGTKYSNLMNAKFMNSIGKQKPLIMGCYGIGLTRIIAATIEHNHDSYGISWPDKLAPFEVVLIPINSHKSKEVIELSEKLYKSFIKANIDVLLDDREIRLGHKLTEWELIGIHHRIFISDRNKKKLEYNNRKNKTSIFMNPDDIIKYFTSNI encoded by the coding sequence ATGCGTGCTAGTAAATTATTGATTTTAACATTAAAAGAAATCCCATCAAAATCTGACATTATTAGTCATAAATTAATGTTACGTTCAGGTATGATTAGAAGTTTAGCTTCTGGAATTTATACTTGGTTACCTATTGGTATTAGAGTTTTAAAAAAATTTAAAAATCTAATACGCCATGAAATGGAATTAATTGGTGCTAATGAAGTACTTATGTCATCAATACAACCTATAGAATTATGGAAAGAATCTAAACGTTATGAACAATATGGTCCAGAATTATTAAGATTTAAAGATCGTAATAAAAGAGAATTATGTTTTGGTCCCACTAATGAAGAAGTTATTACTGATTTAATACGTCGTGAAATTCATTCTTATAAGCAATTACCATTAATATTATATCAAATTCAAACTAAGTTTCGTGATGAAATTAGGCCTAGGTTTGGTTTAATTAGGGCACGTGAATTCATTATGAAAGATGCTTATTCATTTCATATTAATAATAAGTGTTTAGATAATACATATAAAAATATGTATAATGCTTATAATCGGATTTTACAACGTTGTAATGTTGATTTTCGTTCAGTAATTGCAGAAAATGGTCCAATTGGTGGTATTGGTTCTCATGAATTTCATATTTTAGCTAATTCCGGAGAAGATAAGTTAGTTTTATCTAATAAATCTAATTATGCTGCAAATATTGAAATAGCTGAAGCTTTATCAAAAAATAATAAAAATTATATTAAAAAATCATCATTACAAATAATTGATATAAAAAAACATAAAAATTTTTATATAAAAAAAAATATTAAAATATTAATTGTCAATGGTAAAAACAATAATTTAATAGCTTTAATATTACGTAACGATCATGAAATAAATAAAATAAAAGTTGAGAAACAATTAGAAGTTGCTAAACCTTTAAAGATATTAAATAATGAAGAAATATTAATAAAAATAGGAGTAAACATAGGACCTATTGGTTTAAATATACCTATTCTAGTTGATAAAAGTGTATCTTTAATGAGTGATTTTAGTGCAGGTGCTAATCAAAATAATAAATTCTATGTTGGTATTAATTGGAATCGTGATTTACCTTTACCAAAAATTGTTGATATTAGAAATGTTGTATCTGGAGATTCATCACCTGATGGAGTTGGACAATTAATAATAAAACGTAGTATTGAAGTTGGACATATTTTTAAATTAGGTACCAAATATTCTAATTTAATGAATGCCAAATTTATGAATTCAATAGGTAAACAAAAACCATTAATAATGGGATGTTATGGTATTGGCTTAACAAGAATCATCGCGGCCACAATTGAACATAATCATGATTCATATGGTATTAGTTGGCCAGACAAATTAGCACCTTTTGAAGTTGTATTAATACCAATTAATTCACATAAATCTAAAGAAGTAATTGAATTATCAGAAAAACTTTATAAAAGTTTTATTAAAGCTAATATTGATGTATTATTAGATGATCGAGAAATTAGATTAGGACATAAACTTACAGAATGGGAACTTATTGGAATTCATCATCGTATTTTTATAAGTGATCGTAATAAAAAAAAACTAGAATATAATAATCGTAAAAATAAAACATCTATTTTTATGAATCCCGATGATATAATAAAATATTTTACTTCAAATATATAG
- the rpmI gene encoding 50S ribosomal protein L35 gives MYKIKNNSGASKRFRKTSKNFKYRHSFRNHILTKKSSKRKRKLRKLSIVNTYNIKKIKNMLPV, from the coding sequence ATGTATAAAATAAAAAATAATAGTGGAGCTTCTAAACGTTTCCGTAAAACTTCTAAAAATTTTAAATATCGTCATTCTTTTCGAAATCATATATTAACAAAAAAATCATCAAAACGTAAACGTAAACTTCGTAAACTAAGTATAGTTAATACTTATAATATTAAAAAAATAAAAAACATGTTACCAGTGTAA
- the lepA gene encoding translation elongation factor 4 translates to MLITPKYIRNFSIIAHINHGKSTLADRFIQICGGLYKRDFKDQCLDSMDIERERGITIKSQAVTLLYKSKKGKKYRFNLIDTPGHVDFTYEVSRSLYASEGALLIIDASQGIESQSLTNFYTAFKRGLKIIPVVNKIDLPQSNPKHTIENIEKLFNIKSSKVCCISSKVGLGINILLEKLITYIHAPKGDPYKPLQALIIDSWFKNYLGVISLIRIFDGTIKKGDKIIIKSTGRSWYINTLGFFTPKRYLTCKLSAGEVGFIVAGIKDIHGAPVGDTITHANTNNVPFISGFKKIKSKLFAGLYPVNIKDYKHFSNAIEKLALNDASLNYIPENSNIYGCGFRIGFLGHLHLEIVKERIEREYGINLIITLPTVEYKIKFKTGKIEYIYDPSKIPENSKLFKIYEPIVLAIIIVPKEYVGKVIKECMKYRVKQIDMVLIKNYMKLIYELPMAEVITNFFNRLKSVSKGYASLDYEFYRFKKSKLVRLDILINNNRIEAFTRIVPFDKAYKQGKSFLEKIKILLSKQLFDIKINAVIGNKIIAKSTIKALRKNVTAKCYGGDITRKKKLIEKQKEGKKRMKKTGIIEINKNILFSLLNQNIFEKGK, encoded by the coding sequence ATGTTAATCACTCCAAAATATATTCGTAATTTTTCAATTATTGCACATATTAATCATGGAAAATCTACTTTAGCTGATAGATTTATTCAAATTTGTGGTGGTTTATATAAAAGAGATTTTAAAGATCAATGTTTAGATTCTATGGATATAGAACGTGAAAGAGGGATTACAATTAAATCACAAGCAGTAACATTATTATATAAAAGTAAAAAAGGTAAAAAATATAGATTTAATTTAATTGATACTCCAGGACATGTTGATTTTACTTATGAAGTATCCAGATCTTTATATGCTAGTGAAGGTGCATTATTAATTATTGATGCTTCACAAGGTATTGAATCTCAATCTTTAACTAATTTTTATACAGCATTTAAACGTGGTTTAAAAATTATTCCAGTTGTAAATAAAATAGATTTACCTCAATCTAATCCTAAACATACAATTGAAAACATTGAAAAACTATTTAATATAAAATCTAGCAAGGTTTGTTGTATATCATCTAAAGTTGGTTTAGGTATTAATATTTTATTAGAAAAATTAATCACATATATTCATGCACCAAAAGGTGATCCATATAAACCTTTACAAGCTTTAATTATTGATTCTTGGTTTAAAAATTATCTTGGGGTAATATCTTTAATTAGAATTTTTGATGGTACTATAAAAAAAGGTGATAAAATTATTATTAAATCTACAGGACGTAGTTGGTATATTAATACATTAGGTTTTTTTACACCTAAGCGTTATTTAACTTGTAAATTAAGTGCAGGAGAAGTTGGGTTCATAGTTGCTGGTATAAAAGATATTCATGGAGCACCAGTAGGAGATACAATTACACATGCAAATACTAATAATGTTCCATTTATATCAGGTTTTAAAAAAATTAAGTCAAAACTTTTTGCTGGGCTATATCCAGTAAATATAAAAGATTATAAACATTTTAGTAACGCTATAGAAAAATTAGCATTAAATGATGCTTCTTTAAATTATATACCAGAAAATTCTAATATTTATGGTTGTGGATTTCGTATTGGGTTTCTTGGTCATTTGCATTTAGAAATAGTTAAAGAACGTATAGAACGTGAATATGGTATAAATTTAATAATAACTTTACCAACAGTAGAATATAAGATTAAATTCAAAACTGGTAAAATAGAATATATTTATGATCCATCTAAAATTCCAGAAAATTCTAAATTGTTTAAAATATATGAACCTATAGTACTTGCTATAATTATAGTACCTAAAGAATATGTAGGTAAAGTTATTAAAGAATGTATGAAATATAGGGTAAAACAAATTGATATGGTTTTAATTAAAAATTATATGAAATTAATTTACGAATTACCCATGGCTGAAGTAATAACCAATTTTTTTAATAGGCTTAAATCAGTTTCTAAAGGTTATGCATCATTAGATTATGAATTTTATCGTTTTAAAAAATCTAAACTAGTTCGTTTAGATATATTAATAAATAACAATCGTATTGAAGCTTTTACTAGGATTGTTCCTTTTGATAAAGCATATAAACAAGGTAAAAGTTTTTTAGAAAAAATAAAAATATTATTATCTAAACAATTATTTGATATAAAAATTAATGCAGTTATTGGTAATAAAATAATAGCCAAATCAACAATTAAAGCACTAAGAAAGAATGTTACTGCAAAATGTTATGGAGGTGACATTACTCGTAAAAAAAAATTAATTGAAAAACAAAAAGAAGGTAAAAAACGTATGAAAAAAACTGGAATTATAGAAATTAATAAAAATATATTATTTTCTTTATTAAACCAAAATATATTTGAAAAAGGTAAATAA
- the rplT gene encoding 50S ribosomal protein L20, whose product MSRVKRGVVAHKRHKTIIKQAKGYYGARSRVYRVAKQAVIKAKQYAYRDRRQRKRQLRSLWIMRINAAARSYGINYSKLIYLIKKYNINIDRKILSDLAIRKTNYFYNIIKNNME is encoded by the coding sequence ATGTCCCGTGTTAAACGTGGTGTTGTGGCCCATAAACGTCATAAAACAATTATTAAACAGGCTAAAGGTTATTATGGAGCTAGGTCTAGAGTATACCGTGTTGCTAAACAAGCTGTAATAAAAGCAAAACAATATGCTTATAGAGATAGGCGTCAACGTAAACGTCAATTAAGAAGTTTATGGATTATGCGTATTAATGCTGCAGCCAGAAGTTATGGTATTAATTATAGTAAATTAATTTATTTAATAAAAAAATATAATATTAATATTGATCGAAAAATCCTTTCTGATTTGGCTATAAGAAAAACCAATTATTTTTATAATATAATTAAAAATAATATGGAATAA
- a CDS encoding acetylornithine/succinyldiaminopimelate transaminase, which translates to MNIIPNIKDFYNYILPIYSPQNQIPVKGYGSKIWVQDGSEYIDFAGGIAVNALGHCNPALIEALKEQADKIWHLSNLYTNEPALCLAKKLVKKTFADKVFFCSSGAEANESALKLARRYAYKFFGSQKNIIISFKQSFHGRTFFTVNVGGKKKYSKGFGPAPMGIIHAEFNNINSVRKLINNYTCAVIIEPIQGEGGINVAKHYFLEELRYLCKQYNALLIFDEVQCGMGRIGKLFTYMHYNIKPDIITLAKSIGCGFPLAAMLTTNNIGKVFKLGVHGSTYGGNPLACAVGNTAFDIISSKEVLSGVEKKHELFKNHIKRINLEFDIFKELRGMGLLIGLELNKNYINRGRDILKVAFENGLMLLNAGKNVLRLAPSLIISNEEIEEGMKRLYKTIKKIKKNN; encoded by the coding sequence ATGAATATTATTCCAAATATAAAAGATTTTTATAATTATATATTACCAATTTATTCACCTCAAAATCAAATTCCAGTTAAAGGGTATGGTAGTAAAATATGGGTACAAGATGGTAGTGAATATATTGATTTTGCAGGTGGAATAGCAGTTAATGCTCTTGGACATTGTAATCCTGCATTAATAGAAGCATTAAAAGAACAAGCTGATAAAATATGGCATTTATCTAATCTTTATACTAATGAACCTGCTTTATGTTTAGCAAAAAAATTAGTAAAAAAAACTTTTGCTGACAAAGTTTTCTTTTGTTCTAGTGGTGCAGAAGCTAATGAATCTGCATTAAAATTAGCTAGACGTTATGCTTATAAGTTTTTTGGTTCACAAAAAAATATAATTATTTCTTTTAAACAATCTTTTCATGGACGTACTTTTTTTACTGTAAATGTAGGAGGTAAAAAAAAATATTCTAAAGGTTTTGGACCTGCTCCAATGGGAATAATACATGCTGAATTTAATAACATAAATAGTGTTCGTAAATTAATTAATAATTATACTTGTGCTGTTATTATAGAACCAATACAAGGAGAAGGTGGTATAAACGTAGCCAAACATTATTTTTTAGAAGAATTGCGTTATTTATGTAAACAATATAACGCATTACTTATATTTGATGAAGTTCAATGTGGTATGGGACGTATAGGTAAACTATTTACTTATATGCATTATAATATTAAGCCAGATATTATTACTTTAGCTAAATCTATAGGTTGTGGTTTTCCTTTAGCTGCTATGTTGACTACTAATAATATTGGTAAAGTATTTAAGTTAGGTGTACATGGTTCTACATATGGTGGAAATCCATTAGCTTGTGCTGTAGGTAATACAGCTTTTGATATAATTTCTTCTAAGGAAGTATTAAGTGGTGTTGAAAAAAAACATGAGTTATTTAAAAATCATATTAAAAGAATTAATTTAGAATTTGATATATTTAAAGAACTACGAGGGATGGGTTTACTTATAGGTCTAGAATTAAATAAAAATTATATTAACAGAGGTAGAGATATTTTAAAAGTAGCTTTTGAAAATGGTTTAATGTTATTAAATGCAGGTAAGAATGTATTAAGGTTAGCTCCTTCTTTAATAATTTCTAATGAAGAAATTGAAGAAGGTATGAAAAGATTATACAAAACAATAAAAAAAATTAAAAAAAATAATTAA
- the pheS gene encoding phenylalanine--tRNA ligase subunit alpha produces the protein MFYNLIKLVEEANIKINAANNINKLNEIRIQYFGKKGKLTLQLKHISNLKSYDKPIIGEAINKTKKNLYKKFKYHNNLLEKETIKNKIAKEKIDVTLPGRGGSNIGNLHPITRTLYRIKKIFITIGYKLVDGPEIEDEFHNFEALNMPRNHPARAMHDTFYFNSNYMLRSHTSSILIRTMEKQNPPFRVIGAGKVYRCDSDLNHSPMFHQVEGLLVDEFVSFSDLKGTIDMFIKGFFEGQKIEVRFRPSYFPFTEPSAEVDIRIKHYSDWLEVIGCGMIHPNILKRLKINPKYYGFAFGMGAERLTMLRYGIKDLRTLFNNDIRIWRQF, from the coding sequence ATGTTTTATAATCTAATTAAATTAGTAGAAGAAGCAAATATTAAAATTAATGCAGCTAATAATATTAATAAGCTGAATGAAATTCGTATACAATATTTTGGTAAGAAAGGTAAATTAACATTACAATTAAAACATATTAGTAATTTAAAATCATATGATAAACCAATTATTGGAGAAGCAATTAATAAAACTAAAAAAAATTTATATAAAAAGTTTAAATATCATAATAATTTATTAGAAAAAGAAACAATAAAAAATAAAATAGCAAAAGAAAAAATTGATGTTACATTACCAGGTAGAGGTGGTTCAAATATAGGAAACTTACATCCTATTACCCGTACTTTATATAGAATAAAAAAAATATTTATTACTATTGGTTATAAATTAGTTGATGGACCAGAAATAGAAGATGAATTCCATAACTTTGAAGCCTTAAATATGCCTAGAAATCACCCTGCTAGAGCCATGCATGATACTTTTTATTTTAACTCAAATTATATGTTACGTAGTCATACATCTTCTATATTAATAAGAACAATGGAAAAACAAAATCCTCCGTTTAGAGTAATTGGTGCAGGAAAAGTTTATCGTTGTGATTCGGATTTAAATCATAGTCCTATGTTTCATCAAGTTGAAGGATTATTGGTTGACGAATTTGTTAGTTTTTCTGATCTTAAAGGTACTATTGATATGTTTATAAAAGGTTTTTTTGAAGGACAAAAAATAGAAGTAAGATTTAGACCTTCATATTTTCCTTTTACAGAACCTTCTGCAGAAGTAGATATTCGTATAAAACATTATTCCGATTGGTTGGAAGTTATAGGTTGTGGTATGATTCATCCTAATATATTAAAACGGTTAAAAATTAATCCTAAATATTATGGTTTTGCTTTTGGAATGGGAGCTGAAAGATTAACTATGCTTCGTTATGGTATTAAAGATTTACGTACATTATTTAATAATGATATACGGATTTGGCGTCAATTTTAA